One Dromiciops gliroides isolate mDroGli1 chromosome 3, mDroGli1.pri, whole genome shotgun sequence DNA segment encodes these proteins:
- the LOC122751661 gene encoding cystatin-A1-like: protein MSSCEATTDEMMLGGLSETKAATPEIQEIVDKVKSQYEKKSNEKCEQFEAVSYKSQVVSGYIYYVKVALGKERYSHLKILEPLPHTNEPLELLDFQTGKTKDDELN from the exons ATGTCTTCCTGCGAAGCAACCACCGATGAAATGATGCTTGGAGGCTTAAGTGAGACTAAAGCTGCAACTCCAGAAATCCAGGAGATTGTTGACAAG GTAAAGTCTCAGTATGAAAAAAAGAGCAATGAAAAATGTGAGCAATTTGAGGCTGTGAGTTACAAAAGCCAAGTGGTTTCCGGGTACATATACTATGTAAAG GTCGCTCTTGGGAAGGAGCGATATTCACATTTGAAAATACTCGAACCTCTCCCTCACACAAATGAGCCATTGGAGTTATTGGACTTCCAGACCGGCAAAACCAAGGATGATGAACTGAACTGA